One stretch of Sinomonas terrae DNA includes these proteins:
- a CDS encoding Lrp/AsnC family transcriptional regulator, translating into MAEPLDDVDRRILAALVEDARMTNKQLAELVGIAPSTALMRTRALSERGIITGFEAKVNLSAVGRSVQALISVSLRAHDRDQIDSFTSRVPGLPGVLATFHTSGAVDYLLHIAVGSTEELRDWVLDNLTTDPVVGHTETTLVFEQIPGRGPLPE; encoded by the coding sequence ATGGCCGAACCGCTCGACGACGTCGACCGCCGGATCCTCGCGGCTCTCGTCGAGGACGCTCGGATGACCAACAAGCAGCTCGCCGAACTCGTGGGCATCGCACCGTCGACGGCGCTGATGCGCACGCGCGCGCTGTCGGAGCGGGGCATCATCACGGGCTTTGAGGCGAAGGTGAACCTGAGCGCCGTCGGCCGCAGCGTGCAGGCCCTCATCTCGGTGAGTCTGCGGGCGCACGATCGTGATCAGATCGACTCCTTCACCTCGAGGGTGCCCGGGCTTCCAGGCGTGCTCGCGACGTTCCACACCTCGGGCGCCGTCGACTACCTCCTCCACATCGCCGTTGGCAGCACGGAGGAACTGCGCGACTGGGTGCTCGACAATCTCACGACCGACCCCGTCGTCGGGCACACGGAGACGACTCTCGTGTTCGAGCAGATCCCCGGCCGCGGGCCGCTTCCGGAATGA
- a CDS encoding MFS transporter, producing MSLFAELRMRPLEAAPSKAARGWDASRSVRLALSGGTLFVLLVGANLATPLYPLLAARLGLDALGISIAFASYVVSLIAVLLVAGHWSDHIGRRAALTVAVLLGIAGLAVFASANSLLMLCLGRALHGAAVALATGASAASLRELLPGRPEWASRATLLSSSGGVALGPVLGGLLAVGSRPTVLPFLACAAALVLLLAPLVLVRARPALRPPEGVSRSSVLAPRGLSLGLGSARGSFWRAAAVGFLSFAVFGYCLSLAPGYFAATLRLSSLPAVGAVAGLALAASAVVQLAGRRRPASRVPLPATPLGLVLLGAGTLGAGLAAQAGVAVVLVLAIVAAGVGQGIAFRALFEELAAAVGPERHAQAVSALYVVTYLGSAVPVIGLGAFAGVVGIPLASDVFTAGCAAAAGVLAAICWRARHSRS from the coding sequence ATGTCCCTCTTCGCCGAGCTCCGCATGCGTCCACTCGAGGCTGCCCCGTCCAAGGCAGCGCGCGGCTGGGACGCGTCTCGTAGCGTCCGTCTAGCGCTCAGCGGTGGAACCCTGTTCGTGCTCCTCGTCGGAGCCAACCTCGCAACCCCGCTCTACCCGCTCCTCGCGGCACGTCTCGGGCTGGACGCGCTGGGCATCTCAATCGCGTTCGCGAGCTACGTCGTGAGCCTGATCGCCGTCCTGCTCGTCGCAGGACACTGGTCGGATCACATCGGGCGACGCGCGGCCCTGACGGTTGCCGTCCTTCTCGGTATTGCGGGGCTGGCCGTATTCGCGTCCGCGAACTCCCTGCTCATGCTCTGCCTAGGGCGGGCGCTGCACGGAGCGGCGGTTGCCCTGGCAACGGGGGCAAGCGCTGCCTCGCTCCGTGAGCTCCTGCCTGGACGTCCCGAGTGGGCGTCACGCGCCACGCTTCTTTCGAGTTCGGGCGGAGTTGCGCTCGGGCCAGTCCTCGGCGGCCTCCTCGCTGTGGGAAGCCGGCCTACGGTGCTGCCGTTCCTCGCGTGCGCGGCGGCACTCGTGCTCTTGCTTGCCCCGCTCGTCTTGGTCCGGGCCCGTCCCGCTCTGCGGCCGCCCGAGGGAGTGTCCCGCTCAAGCGTCCTCGCCCCACGCGGCCTTTCCCTCGGGCTCGGCTCCGCGAGGGGATCGTTCTGGCGGGCGGCTGCCGTGGGATTCCTGAGCTTTGCGGTCTTCGGCTACTGCCTTTCCCTCGCTCCGGGCTACTTCGCGGCCACGCTGCGTCTCTCCTCCCTGCCTGCAGTAGGTGCCGTAGCGGGACTCGCGCTCGCGGCGTCGGCCGTAGTCCAGCTCGCCGGCCGCCGTCGTCCTGCTTCCCGCGTCCCGCTGCCCGCCACCCCGCTCGGCCTGGTTCTCCTGGGGGCCGGCACGTTGGGCGCCGGATTGGCCGCCCAAGCGGGCGTCGCCGTCGTCCTTGTCTTGGCGATCGTGGCTGCCGGGGTGGGCCAAGGCATCGCATTTCGCGCGCTCTTCGAAGAGCTGGCCGCCGCTGTCGGCCCGGAGCGTCACGCGCAGGCGGTGAGTGCGCTCTATGTCGTGACGTATCTGGGGAGCGCTGTCCCGGTGATCGGCCTCGGCGCATTTGCGGGCGTCGTCGGCATCCCGCTCGCCTCTGACGTGTTCACAGCTGGCTGCGCGGCCGCAGCCGGGGTCCTCGCCGCGATCTGCTGGCGGGCGAGGCACAGCCGGAGCTGA
- a CDS encoding MFS transporter — MTSVPSSPSIAPAWTGHAKGSRGYRRLLAALAFAGVATFAQLYSTQALLPRISAELHIDAAQSALTVSLATLGLAVAVLPWSFLADRIGRIPAMTAGVAAATVLGLLAPFSPTVGLLLTLRCLEGAALGAVPALAVAYLNEEVHRAHAALAAGTYVAGTTIGGLLGRLVAGPLADVWGWRPAIFAVAVLGAVAAAAFVALAPRQRGFVPLRQRHDAVPHGVREGAAHAAQLLGRQLRSRRLLALYLQAFTLMGGFVAVYNYLGYRLEAQPFGLPVAITSLLFLAYLSGTFSSGYAARLSQRFGRRSVIVASMAVMAAGVLLTAVNWLPAILVGLVALTAGFFAAHGLGSGWTGALASTGKAQAASLYNLFYYTGSSILGWLGGFVFQGFGWGWLALGIAVLALATGAVAAVAHPAEEGPQGAR; from the coding sequence GTGACTTCGGTACCGTCCTCCCCCTCGATCGCTCCGGCTTGGACCGGACACGCCAAAGGAAGCCGCGGCTACCGCAGGCTCCTGGCCGCCCTCGCGTTCGCCGGTGTCGCGACCTTCGCCCAGCTCTACTCGACCCAGGCCCTCCTCCCGAGGATCTCGGCCGAGCTCCACATCGACGCGGCCCAGTCGGCACTGACGGTCTCGCTCGCAACACTGGGCCTCGCCGTCGCCGTCCTGCCCTGGTCGTTCCTGGCGGATCGAATCGGACGCATTCCCGCCATGACCGCAGGCGTTGCAGCCGCGACCGTCCTCGGTCTGCTCGCGCCGTTCTCGCCCACGGTCGGCCTCCTGCTCACCCTCCGCTGCCTCGAGGGAGCCGCGCTCGGCGCGGTTCCCGCCCTCGCAGTGGCCTATCTCAATGAGGAAGTCCACCGCGCCCATGCTGCCCTCGCGGCCGGGACGTATGTCGCCGGGACGACGATCGGCGGCCTCCTCGGCCGGCTCGTTGCCGGCCCCCTCGCCGACGTGTGGGGCTGGAGGCCGGCGATCTTCGCCGTCGCCGTCCTGGGAGCCGTGGCGGCAGCGGCCTTCGTGGCACTGGCGCCTCGGCAGCGGGGGTTCGTCCCCTTGCGCCAACGGCACGACGCCGTCCCTCACGGCGTGCGGGAAGGCGCCGCGCACGCTGCGCAGCTGCTCGGACGCCAGCTCCGAAGCCGCCGCCTCCTCGCGCTGTACCTTCAGGCATTCACGCTCATGGGCGGCTTCGTGGCCGTCTACAACTACTTGGGCTATCGCCTCGAGGCGCAGCCGTTCGGCCTCCCGGTCGCGATCACGAGCCTCCTGTTCCTCGCGTATCTGTCGGGCACGTTCTCCTCGGGCTACGCCGCCCGCCTGAGCCAGCGGTTCGGACGCCGCAGCGTCATCGTGGCAAGCATGGCTGTGATGGCCGCCGGCGTCCTGCTGACCGCCGTCAACTGGCTCCCTGCGATCCTCGTGGGCCTCGTCGCGCTGACGGCTGGCTTCTTCGCAGCCCACGGCCTCGGTTCGGGCTGGACAGGTGCCTTGGCCAGCACCGGCAAGGCTCAGGCTGCGTCACTGTACAACCTCTTCTACTACACCGGTTCGAGCATCCTCGGCTGGCTCGGAGGCTTCGTCTTCCAAGGGTTCGGCTGGGGTTGGCTCGCTCTGGGCATCGCCGTCCTCGCGCTCGCGACGGGCGCGGTCGCCGCCGTCGCCCATCCTGCGGAGGAGGGCCCCCAAGGCGCCCGCTAG
- a CDS encoding nitronate monooxygenase, with the protein MDRELPEGLFGTGVVGAPMAGGPSRPALAEAVSRAGGVGFLAAGYKTPEAMAREVDELSASGLAFGVNLFVPANEPVDREAVLAYRERLRPLAERLGVDLPEPRWADDDAYPAKLAHLLERVPPVVSFTFALPPAGDVASLRKAGAFVIQTVTSPDEARAAEELGVDGVVVQSSAAGGHFAAFTSGPAFAGDLPDLVSAVRAAVGLPVLAAGGIGTPQAARAVRAAGAAAVQLGTAFLRTPEAGTNPVHRAALADPAFARTAQTRAFSGKAARGLENAFMRDFADAPAGYPTLHYLTAPLRAAAVAAGDPQGTNLWAGTGWREAREETAAEVVARFAE; encoded by the coding sequence ATGGATCGAGAGCTGCCCGAAGGACTGTTCGGAACGGGCGTCGTCGGCGCCCCCATGGCTGGCGGCCCGAGCCGCCCCGCGCTGGCTGAGGCGGTGAGCCGCGCAGGTGGGGTCGGCTTCCTCGCCGCCGGCTACAAGACGCCCGAGGCGATGGCCCGCGAGGTGGACGAACTGTCCGCGTCCGGCCTCGCGTTCGGCGTCAATCTCTTCGTCCCGGCCAACGAGCCCGTGGATCGCGAGGCAGTCCTTGCCTATCGAGAGCGGCTCCGCCCCCTCGCCGAGCGGCTCGGCGTCGACCTCCCAGAGCCGAGGTGGGCGGACGACGACGCATATCCGGCGAAGCTCGCGCACCTCCTCGAGCGTGTGCCGCCAGTCGTCTCGTTCACGTTCGCCCTCCCGCCCGCGGGCGACGTCGCGAGCCTCCGGAAAGCGGGCGCGTTCGTGATCCAGACCGTGACGAGCCCTGACGAGGCCAGGGCTGCCGAGGAGCTCGGCGTGGATGGCGTCGTCGTCCAGTCCTCGGCCGCGGGAGGGCACTTCGCAGCCTTCACGTCGGGCCCGGCATTCGCTGGGGACCTTCCCGACCTCGTCTCCGCGGTGCGCGCCGCCGTCGGGCTTCCGGTGCTCGCCGCAGGCGGCATCGGAACTCCTCAAGCTGCTCGTGCAGTCCGCGCCGCCGGCGCCGCCGCCGTCCAGCTCGGCACCGCCTTCCTGCGCACCCCTGAGGCGGGCACAAATCCGGTCCACAGGGCCGCGCTCGCTGACCCCGCCTTCGCGCGGACCGCCCAGACGCGCGCCTTCTCGGGCAAGGCTGCCCGGGGGCTCGAGAACGCCTTCATGCGCGACTTCGCCGACGCCCCGGCCGGCTACCCCACGCTGCACTATCTAACGGCTCCCTTGCGGGCGGCCGCGGTGGCCGCAGGCGACCCGCAAGGGACGAACCTCTGGGCGGGGACCGGCTGGAGGGAGGCCCGGGAGGAAACGGCGGCGGAGGTCGTAGCGCGCTTCGCGGAGTAG
- a CDS encoding LysR substrate-binding domain-containing protein, with protein sequence MADSHELPLHGELARLLPLLPVLDAVGQTRHVTAAAELLGVPQPTVSRALARAAAVVGTELVRREGRGIRLTPAAEQLLPAVRRALEGLQAGLDELHERRQEARGVVRLSFQMTFGEAAVPALIRGFRPARPDVRFELVQGSRQRCLDVLSAGEVDLSIVSPVPRPGRQLDSDTLCVQPLRLAVPAGHRLAPRGRVRFEEAAREPFVVLERGYGMRSIMDRLFREAGTRPDIAFQGQDSRTLLGLVSAGLGVALVPPSRATRSAVHTPELGWVELELEDADAVREIGLVWPRIVGEPLQVRLFREHILREEPDALLDAFGI encoded by the coding sequence ATGGCTGATTCGCATGAATTACCGCTCCACGGAGAGCTCGCCCGACTTCTCCCGCTCCTGCCCGTCCTCGACGCGGTCGGGCAGACGCGCCACGTGACCGCTGCCGCCGAACTCTTGGGCGTACCCCAGCCGACCGTGAGCCGCGCGCTCGCGAGGGCGGCCGCCGTCGTCGGAACCGAGCTTGTGCGCAGGGAAGGGCGCGGCATCCGCCTGACCCCGGCCGCAGAGCAGCTTCTTCCGGCGGTGCGGCGTGCTCTCGAGGGGCTGCAGGCGGGGCTCGACGAACTGCACGAACGGCGGCAGGAGGCGCGCGGCGTCGTTCGCTTAAGCTTCCAGATGACCTTCGGCGAGGCCGCCGTCCCCGCTCTGATCCGGGGATTCCGGCCCGCACGTCCGGATGTACGGTTCGAGCTTGTCCAAGGGTCGCGGCAGCGTTGCCTCGACGTCCTCTCGGCAGGAGAGGTGGACCTATCGATCGTCTCGCCCGTGCCGCGCCCGGGCCGCCAACTCGATTCGGACACGCTCTGCGTCCAGCCGCTGCGGCTCGCTGTGCCCGCGGGCCACCGCCTTGCACCGAGGGGCCGGGTCCGCTTCGAGGAAGCCGCGCGCGAGCCTTTCGTCGTCCTTGAACGCGGCTACGGAATGCGCAGCATCATGGACCGCCTCTTCCGCGAGGCTGGCACCCGACCCGACATCGCCTTCCAAGGCCAGGATTCGCGGACGCTCCTCGGCCTCGTGAGTGCCGGCCTCGGCGTGGCCCTCGTCCCTCCGTCGCGTGCCACCCGCTCGGCCGTCCACACGCCGGAGCTTGGATGGGTTGAGCTCGAACTCGAGGACGCCGATGCGGTGCGGGAGATCGGGCTCGTCTGGCCGAGAATCGTCGGCGAGCCCCTTCAGGTGCGCCTGTTCCGCGAGCACATCCTCCGCGAGGAGCCCGACGCCTTGCTCGACGCGTTCGGGATCTGA